In the genome of Magnolia sinica isolate HGM2019 chromosome 2, MsV1, whole genome shotgun sequence, one region contains:
- the LOC131237993 gene encoding putative pentatricopeptide repeat-containing protein At3g13770, mitochondrial: protein MARGQTKGKQIHARLILLSVIPENFLASKLVSIYSKSGQIHHARKVFDEIPHKNIFSFNAMLIAYSSHDQHSEALRLFSSLASFKPALKRDSFTISSLLKALSLVPLPHPILGKEIHASVLRHGFDSDRFVTNAVVTFYQCSCMGIVSGGLGKGLYWSRRARAEKDLLELQVVQLNVRKLEDELMSWKSMLKEIPDVSCSDDIPRKFASLQKELIDSMMKLGEISAHLKQLEVALESADLAKQHAETEAALAKEKAEESLLVVKRLELMVRIRSSDSW from the exons ATGGCAAGAGGACAGACCAAG GGAAAGCAGATCCATGCCCGGCTCATCCTCCTCTCGGTCATCCCCGAAAACTTCCTCGCCTCAAAGCTCGTTTCCATATACTCCAAATCCGGCCAAATCCATCACGCCCGCAAGGTGTTCGATGAAATTCCCCACAAAAATATCTTCTCTTTCAACGCCATGCTCATTGCCTATTCTTCACATGACCAGCACTCTGAAGCCCTTAGGCTCTTCTCGTCCTTGGCATCATTCAAACCCGCCCTTAAACGTGACAGTTTCACCATCTCCTCCCTCTTGAAAGCCTTGTCGTTGGTGCCGCTTCCGCATCCGATATTGGGTAAGGAGATTCACGCCTCTGTGCTTCGGCATGGCTTTGATTCTGATCGATTTGTCACCAATGCAGTGGTTACATTTTACCAATGCAGTTGCATGGGCATTGTTAGTGGTGGTTTGGGGAAGGGGTTATATTGG AGCCGCAGAGCGAGGGCAGAAAAGGATTTACTTGAACTACAAGTGGTCCAGCTGAATGTAAGGAAGTTGGAGGATGAACTGATGTCTTGGAAATCAATGCTGAAAGAGATCCCTGATGTTTCATGTTCTGATGATATTCCCAGAAAATTTGCCAGTTTGCAGAA AGAGCTAATTGATAGCATGATGAAGTTAGGTGAGATCAGTGCTCATCTGAAGCAGTTGGAGGTCGCCCTGGAATCTGCAGACCTTGCTAAGCAACATGCTGAAACAGAGGCTGCACTGGCCAAAGAGAAAGCTGAAGAATCATTGTTAGTGGTTAAACGGCTTGAGTTAATGGTGAGGATCAGGTCGAGCGACTCTTGGTGA
- the LOC131231703 gene encoding F-box/kelch-repeat protein SKIP11-like, which translates to MKSAEHPISDDESDSESPNKDRSDSNPLIQPLGRDITINCLLRLPRSDYGVVASLNRCFRSLVRSGELYKLRRWAGISEQWVYISCSPLEWEAFDPDSRRWMRLPRMPPNDCFMLSDKESIAIGTDLLVFGKEVMSHAIMRYSILTNSWSYCTPMKTPRCLFGAASFGQIAIFAGGVNAQGIVLSCVELYNSETGTWMTLPSMNKPRKSCSGTFLNGKFYIMGGIGSNSVSYTCGEEYDLEKRSWRIIPDVYPVPCVPTVPPLAIAVVNNELYAADHAPRELRKYDKQKKRWIILGRLPEGLVSTNGWGIGFRGCGKRLVVVGGVKGKRGSGTVEIYSWDPVDGVPRWELLASRPLGSFVYNCTVMDC; encoded by the coding sequence ATGAAGTCCGCCGAGCATCCGATTTCTGATGATGAGTCCGATAGCGAATCACCTAACAAGGACCGTTCGGATTCAAATCCACTTATCCAGCCGCTCGGCAGGGACATAACCATCAACTGCCTCCTCCGCTTGCCAAGATCTGACTATGGTGTGGTTGCCTCCCTTAACCGGTGTTTCCGTTCCCTAGTCCGATCTGGCGAGCTGTACAAGCTCCGTCGTTGGGCAGGTATATCTGAACAGTGGGTTTACATCTCCTGCAGCCCCCTGGAGTGGGAGGCGTTCGACCCTGACAGCCGGCGTTGGATGCGCCTGCCGCGAATGCCTCCAAACGACTGCTTCATGTTATCTGATAAGGAGTCGATAGCCATCGGCACCGATCTTCTTGTTTTCGGGAAGGAAGTCATGTCCCACGCAATAATGAGGTATAGCATTCTGACTAACTCATGGTCTTACTGCACACCAATGAAAACACCTAGATGCCTGTTTGGGGCTGCCAGCTTTGGACAGATAGCGATCTTTGCGGGTGGCGTAAATGCTCAAGGGATTGTATTGAGTTGCGTCGAGCTATACAATTCAGAGACAGGAACTTGGATGACACTGCCGAGTATGAATAAACCAAGGAAGAGCTGCTCAGGCACTTTCTTGAATGGAAAGTTCTATATCATGGGAGGTATTGGTAGTAATTCAGTGTCATATACGTGTGGTGAAGAGTATGATTTGGAGAAGAGGAGTTGGAGAATTATTCCAGATGTTTACCCAGTGCCGTGTGTGCCGACAGTGCCACCTCTGGCGATAGCAGTAGTGAATAATGAGTTGTATGCAGCTGATCATGCTCCGAGGGAACTGAGGAAGTATGATAAACAGAAGAAGAGATGGATCATTCTGGGAAGATTGCCTGAGGGTTTGGTTTCAACGAATGGTTGGGGAATCGGATTTAGGGGGTGTGGGAAACGGTTAGTTGTCGTTGGTGGGGTGAAGGGGAAGAGAGGAAGTGGTACTGTTGAGATATATTCGTGGGACCCGGTGGATGGGGTGCCAAGGTGGGAGTTGTTGGCCAGCAGGCCTTTGGGAAGTTTCGTCTATAACTGTACCGTGATGGACTGCTAG